One Tribolium castaneum strain GA2 chromosome 6, icTriCast1.1, whole genome shotgun sequence genomic window, CGCAAACATGGGGGCAAGCTTTTATTGGTTTTACACAGTTGGGGCCTCGTCACTTACCCAGCTTCGGGTCTAGAGCGAAATTTTTGGCACTGTCGAGACGCCCCTTGTGCGACTGCTTGAAGTGGTCGAGGCTTTTCCACGATTTTTCGAGATCGAGCTGTTCCCGGTTTAGGGACTTGTTCCAGTCGAATTTCTCGTCCAGGCGCGGGATTAGGTACTCGGATTGGGTCACAGCGACGGTTTTTTCGTCAAGTAAGTGGGAAGCGAGGGACGATCTGCGACCGTATTTGGCTGAGGACGACTCGTGTCTCCTGCAAAATTAATCCTGGGTTTggtaacccggcgcatccaccaaaaacGTACCGGTTGCGGGCATCTAACCCTTCGAAAAAATTCCGCACATCGAGGCTATAGGACAAACCCTTGCTTTTCTCGACGCGACTGTTGTGACTCTGAGCtattttcctgcaaaatatttGTCTCTTCGTTGGTTTGGCTCACTTATCGCAAGTCTTACTGGGATATTTCCTCCAACCACTTGGGGACCGTCCCATGTGAGGGGATGTCGGTCGAATTCCTCCCATTGAACTCTTCGCTCTTCGCCGGAATATTCTGATCCATGGTGTCACCACTACTTACTTAAATTTCTCTGCACCTATCAAGTGTTATCGATTTATGAATCAATTAAACTTTACTTACACCTCCTAGAAATTTCCTCGATCACATTGCACTCCAATGGTCAAATTCTGACATTAAGGAATTCAAACGAATTTCCTCACTTTTTGTTATGGTTTCGTGTTGCCATGTCAACAATTCACGCTTTGATGGGTGGAAGGAGGAATAATAAATGACCCAACGGTTTGTGCAAGAATTTGTTTCGAGAAGACAATGAGGGGAATTGTGGAAAATGATAAGTTTAGTCGATAATGCAAGTCATAAATCATGACTTTAAATGTGGGTTAAATGGGCTTCACATTCGAAAACACATCAAGACTAGTTTCAAAATGTTGGGTAcaccatttatttttatagctagtttttataaaaatgtttatgcaatcgtttactaaataaagtctttaaaaaatgtattgccttttattttttaaatggtttaTAATAGTTATGAACGCACTTACATATcgcaaaaaattcatacaTATGTTAGATTACAGCATGATTACGGACGAGGTAAAATtgtcaacttttattttgaaaatgtgatttttctCTTCTTAAAAAACGTAGGAATAGTaaaatcattataaaaaatttattacggACGAGACACGAATGcactaataaaaattaggtCTAACGTAagtataagtaaaaaaaaactttgaatactttcaaaagaacaaaaacaTGTTGCAGGtgctaaatttatttaaacatgaaagaaaaattatgaacaactttaattttatcaaacaaataaaaatgaaaaatagtgagattacggacgggacaaaaaattatGCTAAGTAACGATTTTACTATAaccataaattttaacaaaaacaagaaCCAATCATCAAAAAAACACCGTTcttgtaaaattaaatataaagtaCGTTTAACAATTAATGTTTTGTCGTAAGCAttggaaaaacaatttttgaattgtatTTCAGGCTTAACTTAGAAACATAActtccaaatgaaaaaaaatcttgatttTGTGCACGCCTAGAATTCTTAaacattatttcttttttttttaaacaaacttagTTCCAAACTAGTCTTTTTACTGGacgcaaaaatttgcttatttattaaaaaaatatattttggaacgatatttcagaaaaataattcagtatAAAATTTATGCGAAAGTTGCCAATTACTGTGGATTGGctgattaaattaataaaattccaCAAAAAACCCTTATTTTGTTACGCTTTTTCCAAcagatttttggagaaataaGGTAAGGAAAAAAGGGAAAACATGAAACACACATTAAATCGTCGATGTTAATCATTTATTAACTTGTAAACagcaaaactataaaatataaaaaagcgaaaaacaaaaatcagtctatttgtataaattataaacCGACTCTCCTAAATGAAAAGTCTTGATTCCCTTATCGTAGGCTTTGAAGTGAAACTGTGTAACCTGCGCATTCCCTGATTTTTCAATACTCATAACACCCGTAACCTCCCTACTGAGCCCAGTTTTCAAAGGCAAAACCTCAATAACAACATCCGACACGTAGTTTAAGTTGTTACAAATGATTTCGTCGGATTTGCTACAAACGTGCGTGTTAATGACAACAGAAACCCTATCGTCGTTAACGAGacttaaacaataatttatgaaGCTTATAATATACTTAAGATCGATCCCTAGATCTAACAAATGGCTTATGTCGTCGATGATCAAATAGACCCGATTGGGGGCCGTAGCGGCCAGTTCCTCAATACTGTTCTTGATACTCGTGAAAAGGGCTTTGACGATTTGCTCCTTATCATCAATAAGATAATGGGTGCCGTTCCCTATCTCCTCCACAATGTCTTTAAGCGGCTCAATGGTCCTAATGCCCCCCTCGTCGACCTGCTTCAGGAAGTCGTACCCCAGCCGCTTGCCCACATTGTGGTAGTGCCCCAGAGTGTTGTGCAAAATGACAAAGCACAGTTTTCCGTTCTCGAGCAAGATCTGTTTGATGAGGTGCGTGATGACGAAGTTCGAGTCAATGTTCCCGTTCTCCTTGATCGAGATGACTCTATCGGTGGGTTTGATGTCGAGCGAGGCCAGCAAGGGGTTGACGGCGGCCATCCCTGCAACCAAACCCCGTGCGTTTGAAACCCGACCGAAACGCCATTACATAATCAATAAGAGGTCAAGGCGATCACTCCGTTACAAATGACCAAAGTGCGTCCAGTTTCGCTCAAAATTGCCCAACCTTGACGACCAAGTGCCGACTCACGTGCCGCGAGACACTAGGACAATGAGGACGTCCGACTTGGCCCCTCGCATGACCCCTCATTGACACCGCCAATGCAGCGCTAGCCGGCCCTACCTGCACCAGACGCCAGGAATCCGCCCCAAACCACGTAAGTGCCCCAACACGCCTCAATCCCACATAAAACGCATTTTCGCGACTTAACCTCGAAATTCTCGCCGGTAGAGGGCGCGTTTTTGCGCTAATTTTCGAATGAGAGCTTTGATAACATGATACGATAAAAGCGTGGCATTATCTTCCGGATTGAGTGCGTGAGTGGTGTTTGGCGAGTCAGCAGTTTTGTTTTAGGATGATGGCCAAGGAGCAGAAGCTGTCCAGGTGGTACTTCGGGGGCATCGCCTCCGCCATGGCCTGCTGCTGCACGCACCCCCTGGACCTCCTCAAGGTCCAGCTGCAGACGCAGCAAGAAGGGAAGACTTCGGTGATACGCTTAACCGTAAACATTGTCAAAAAGCAGGGTGAGAGCTCTATTAGAAAAACCCTAGAGTAGGTAGATCCCGGGGAGGTCTTCAGTAAGCCTGTAACATGTAATTATCGACGAGTTTGATTTAGATAACGCatgcataattaattttttgggtaaaCAAGTTCCACTATCGCTAATTAGATGCAAATTGGGCGCGACTGGCACCAAGTGACAttggaattaatttattatttttggatgAGTTGACAGTTTGAGTTTGAGGGGTTGGCAATGGCAAGAATGAAGGGTTGTCCAACCCAATTATTGCACTTTTTGCTTATTACTATTAACACCAAACGCACTTAAATTTCCGTCCAATTAACTCCAACAAGGCAATGATGGGAGTAATTATTTCTATTTGAAGGGGTTACCGCACTTTACAACGGCCTATCCGCCTCGTTATTGCGCCAACTCACGTATTCAACGACTCGGTTCGGAATTTACGAAAGCGTGAAGCAACTGATGGACAAAGACAGCAGTTTTTCGGCGCGGGTGGCGCTCGCGGCCTTTGCAGGCTCCGCTGGCGGGCTGGTGGGAACCCCCGCCGATAAGATCAACGTCCGGATGCAAAACGACATCAAACTGCCCCTCGACAAGCGCCTAAAGTAATAAACCAAGCGTTGGTTCgcgaaataactatttttccAGCTACAAACACGCCCTCGATGGCCTTTTGCGCGTCTACAAGGAGGAGGGGATTCCCCGGCTCTTCTCCGGCGCCACTGCTGCCACCTTCCGCGCGGCTTTGATGACCATCGGGCAGCTCTCTTTCTACGACCAGATTAAAAAGACTCTCTTAACTACTGACTATTTTGAGGATAACTTGACGACTCATTTCGTTTCTAGTCTTACTGCGGTAAGTTTGCAGTGAGTTGGTGGGCCTGTTTGTGATTTTCATTTAGGGGGCTATTGCTACCACCCTGACGCAACCTCTAGACGTGCTCAAAACTCGTACAATGAATGCCAAGCCGGGCGAGTTTAAGGGAATGTGGGACATTGTTCTCTATACTGCCAAATTAGGACCGTTAGGGTTTTTCAAAGGATACGTACCGGCCTTTGTTAGATTGGCGCCCCAGACGATTCTTACCTTCGTTTTTCTGGAACAGTTGAGGTTCAATTTTGGGTATTTCCCCGAGAAAATTCAATAAGTGGTTTAGGGTATTTGACCCTCTGAGAGGACATTAggttaagtaaaaaaattttgattgagTTTAGGGGAAGCCCCCAGTTAAGTTTTTCGGTGATAATGCTGCAATATTCTTTTACCACGTTATGTAATGCtgtctttattgtttttatttatttttgagactaaaacttgttaaaattatttatatatttttataacattattttcccaaaataaaaaatatcgcaATGTGtgaacgttttaattaaagcaaCCGCTAGTCAAAATGACGTTTTATCGCCGCTAAATGAGCACTTCTGACAGAGTCCCACGATGGTACTTCGGCGGACTTGCCTCGGCAATGGCGACATTTTTCACCCACCCGTTGGATTTAATCAAAGTGCATTTGCAAACCCATGctggtaaaaaaatatcgatAATACACCTCACCACAGacattgtgaaaaaaaatggtAAGTCGTCCGTCGCTTTATTGGAAGTAGCACAACAAATTTAAGGCTTTCTAAGTCTCTACAACGGTCTCTCGGCTTCACTGTGCCGCCAGCTCACTTACTCTGTCATCAGATTCGGTATTTACGACACTGCGAAACTCTACATGGAAAAAGACAGCAGTCTCACGAGCCGTATTTTTGTGGCGTTTTTTGCAGGAAGTTTCGGCGGTTTTGTGGGGACGCCCCCTGATAAAGTCAACGTTCGGATGCAAAACGACGTAAAACTACCCCCGGAAAAAAGATTCAAGTAATGCAAACCCCACTCACACTCAAATTACGCATTTTTCCAGTTACAAGCACGCCTTTGACGGCCTTTGGCACGTTTATCAAAGCGAAGGCTTTGCGAAACTTTTCACAGGGGGTGGAACTGCGTCGTTTCGAGCCGGGGTCATGGGGGTGGGACAGTTAACTTCATACGACCAAATCAAAAGAGTTCTTTTAAGAACGAGCTACTTTGAAGATGATTTAGTTACGCATTTTACGTCCAGTATGGGTGCTGTAAGTTATTTGCCATTCTGGACAGAGTTCTGCATTAGCAAATTCCAGGCCGTGATTGCCACGACCATAACTCAGCCTTTAGACGTGATAAAGACACGAGTAATGAACGCAAAGCCTGGCGAATTTAGGAATATTTTGGACGTTGTGTTGTTTACGGCAAAGGAGGGGCCCTTGGGCTTTTTCAAGGGTTACGTCCCTGCGTTTTTAAGGATAGGACCGCACACGAtcataacttttattttttatgagcGCTTGAGGATGTATTTTGGGTACATTCCGGAACcgaaagtgaaataaaaaagtactttTTCTTCGATTTATTACAACATAAAGATATACATTttcaacacaaaataaaaatttgtactggaatattaaaaacgttaaaaaccTTAAGTATCACGGCAAGAAACTGGGAGTAAATGCTTAATTAGGTAAATGCATTTGTTTCTAACTTCTACTCGGATTAATAAGTACAGGACATTTATTGACCAAAGTCACTTTCATAACGCAAGGGTGCTGCTCCCAAGGCTCACCATCGATCTGAACGGGCGATTTGGACTTAAGTCGTACCTCAACTGTTTTTGCTTGACCTAGTTTTAGTGGAGTGGAAAGACCAACTTGTAGTTGTGCAATATGAAAGGAAGAGTAAATTCCCAAAACTTCCAAAATACCATCGTGGTATGACTGTGCCGGCTTTGTGTTATTCCCCAAAAGACCTGAAACAACTTTGGGCACAAAACACTAAATTGATGCGATTTTACCCCATAAATTGACCCCCGCCCCCCATGATGGgatgtttaaaataacaatcgACTCCAGTTCGGGCAAATCGACTTGTTTCCCGTCCAAATACAAGTCGATTTTTTGCTCCAAGTTTTTACAATCTGACGTAACCACTTGTTGCGTCCCGAAACATAAATAAAGTATCTACAATTCAGtgtctttaaaataatgtagtgTGTTTAACAAcacactttattaaaaattctacTCCCAAACACGTAGAATAGGCTATCTCGGGTCTTGTGGAAATTCAAAGCCACCTGGGCATCAACCCCGATCCCGATATAATTATACATGTAGAGCGTTTTGTTGGGAATTCGGAGCCCCAAGTGTCTTGACGACGTTATTTCAACTCTCCACCTTAACAAAAAGCGAGTAACACCACTTTgattgaataaaaatcaattaccGGTCCAACTGCGCCACTCGTGAGTTTTGCACGTTTTGCAACACCTCCCCCACATCTAACTCAGACGGATTGGCCCTCCCCCACCCCAGAACCCTACTTAAGTCATTTCCGGTCCCTAGAGGCACAATCGCAAGAGGCGGCTCCGGCTACAACCCCCATATCAAAGATTGAAAAACCCCAAAAAACAATTACGTCTAAATCTAGCTTATGTGACGTGGTCAAGACCCAGGCCACTGTCCCATCACCTCCCCCTACCAACACCCTTATTTCCCTAGGGGCCAAAAGCACGGCCCATTGCAGGGCCGCTGGCGGCTTCCGGGCACTCAAATCGATGACCTGGACCGGATTCAGGTATTTCCGGAATTCAGACAATAGCAAGGCCCCATCACTATTGCCTGATTTTTTATTCGCAATTACGACCAAAGGCGTCCAGTTTTTCCATCCGGGGTCTTTGACGCCCCGGAGTAGGAGGTGCTTGTTGAGGGCGCCTTTGCGACGTGCCACTTGCACGCACCAGGGCGGGACTATCATGTTTTTAAAGGGGCCAAAGTCACACTCTTGGGGGAGTTTGGGAAGACAGTCAGTGTGGACGGTTTTTTGACACCAGCAGCACTGGTAGTCAATCAAACCGGGCTCCAGTGAACAGTCCTCGTTGCACAAGCAACACACAGCCCCCAGGGGTAAATtaccttaaatatttttttatttttttgttataaataatgATGGGTTTCTGTACCCTTAACCCACTGGTGCGCCTGATTTTCATTATTACTGGTCACGACCTTGCACTGCAATTTCGCGTTGGCCTTTTTAACGCATTCTGGGTCGGCACAGACACCACAACAGTCACAATAAACCCCAATCccgttgattaaaaatgactcACAAATTGAACAATACCACGCCTGTAACGGTAATATTAAAGTGGAAGGGgcgcaaatttaaaaaaccttTGCGGTGATTTTAATGGGGGTCCAATTGTGATTCTTGGAGGAGTCTCGAATGGGGACATTACCATCGCCACTCAACCatttaaaaaggtaaaaacttaTGACGCAAACGATAAAAGTGCTAAGCACTGTGGGGACGCTCAGAGGGGGCGTCAAGTCACCCACTAGCCACATTTTGAAGTTTAGTTTAAACTTACTGAAAACTGCCATAACTTTATTACATTTTGGCCGCTATTTGGTAACGACAAAACTACAGGATTCAACCGTACGCCAATTAGGGGCTGCATTTGTACAACTTCGCCACTTGGGGTGGATCAAGCAGGGTAATTACACAGACAACTGAAACCGGGAGTTTTTACCAACTTTACCGCTTCTGTAGTGACCTCGGAATATTAATAGCTGGTTTCACTCGTAAACACGTTATTAAAGTGGTTTTTCACgcctatttttaaaattaaaacatttcaacaattataaacaaaaacttGTTGTCATGCTGTCAATTGTCAGAAAGACAGTTGACAAAAAAATCCCCAGGTTTGAAATTGGGCGCTTGGTTgttttttaggttagaatggAAGAACccaaagaaatcaaaaaattggacGAGGCTGTAATTAACCGAATCGCCGCCGGTGAGATAATTCAAAGGCCGGCAAACGCCCTTAAGGAAATGATCGAGAACAGTCTCGACGCCCACAGCACGAATATCCAAATTACGGTCAAAAACGGCGGCTTGAAGCTGCTCCAGGTCGGTTTTTGGCACAAAAACAGTGCCAAAGTACGTTCTTCGATTGTAGATTCAAGACAATGGCACTGGCATCCGTAAAGATGATTTTGCCATCGTTTGCGAGCGTTTCACCACTTCGAAATTGCGCGAATTTGACGATTTGCAAAATATCGCCACGTACGGCTTCCGGGGCGAAGCCCTGGCCAGTATCAGTCATATCGCGCACTTGACTATCGTGTCTAAAACGTGCAACGAGCTGTGCGCCTATAAGTGAGTATTAAGCGGTGGGAGGTGGCTAAGTTGATTAGGGCCCATTTTGTTGACGGGAAGCTCCAAGGGGCCCCTTTGCCGACTGCGGGGAATCAAGGCACGATTGTTACAGTCGAAGACCTGTTCTTCAATATGTCAGTCCGGAAAAAAGCACTGAGGAGCCCCGCTGAAGagtatcaaaaaatttcagaagtTGTGGGGAAATACGCAATTCATAACAGTAAGGTCGGGTTCGGGCTGAGAAAATCGAACGAAAATAACGATATCAGGACCCCGCCCGACTCGACGTGCGTTGAGAACATTAGAATTGTCTACAGTAATACGATTGCACGAGAGTTGGTTGATTTTGAGTTagaaaatgatattttaaaatttaaagcacgGGGGTACATGACGAATGTCAACTATTCGAGCAAAAAATTCacctttttattgtttatcaaCAATAGATTAGTCGATTGCAATAGTGAGTTGTCcctttttaatttacaatatcacttgatttttttttgaagatttgAAGAAATGTATTGACCAGGTCTATGCGACTTATCTGCCGAAAAACAGCCACCCGTTTGTTTACCTAAGCCTTGAATTAGACCCCGTAAGTGTCGACGTCAACGTGCACCCCACCAAACACGAAGTCCACTTCCTAAACGAGGACCAAATCGTCGAGGCAGTTTGTGGCGCCCTTGAGACCCGACTCTTGAAATCGAACAATTCTAGAGTCTACTACACCCAAGTAACATTCCGATATCGTTTAtcaatttagtcaaaaaattttaggcCAAACTGCCGGGGGCCCAAGCCGATAATTTACCCCTCAAAGACACGGACAAGTCAAAGATATACCCGAAAGAATTCGTCCGAACGGACGCTAGTGAGCAAAAAATCGAGAAGTTTTTTGGAGCCCCAATGTCGGAAAAAGAGGGACTGAGCGCCCCCTTCATTTCCAAAGTCAATAGGGTGGACACTGAACTGACGAGTGTCCTGGAACTGCGCAAAGCCGtcgaaaaaaactgtcaccggGTGCTGCGCGACCTTTTCGCCCAGCATGTCTTTGTGGGGGCTATTAACCCCTCCCAGGCCCTGATCCAATACAGCACAAAGTTGTTTCTGTGTAATACTAGAAAAATCATGACGGAGCTGTTATACCAGTTCGTTTTGtataatttccaaaatttcggTTTCATCAATTTTACGAAGCCTCTATCGGTTTATGAGTTGGCGTTGCAAGGGCTGGAGGTACCGGAGGTCGGCTGGACGCCTGAAGACGGGGACAAGGCGGATTTGGCGCAAAAAATCACCGAgattttgaccaaaaacgGGGAAATGTTGAACGAATATTTCTCGCTGAATGTTGACAAGACGGGGCGGTTGGTTTCGCTTCCGCTGATTTTGGGTAATTTTCCGTAATTGCTGATTATtgtgttatattttttcttagatAATTACACGCCTGATATTGCCGGGCTTCCGGTGTACGTGGTTAGATTAGCGACTGAGGTTACTTGGGAGTCGGAAAAGGAATGTTTCGAGACAGTGGCCAGAGAAACCGCTCTTTATTACTCCAAAATGAGCGAGAACTCAAAGTGGGAGAGCAACGACTGGAAGTGGGTAACCGAGCACGTGGTGTACTCAGCAATTAAGGAGTATTTCATGCCCCCGAAGAGCTTCACCGAGAACGTGTCAGTCCTGGAAATCGCCAATTTGCCCAATTTGTACAGAGTGTTTGAAcggtgttaataaaatttgaaaaatggtttgTTATGTTGGTAACCCCATAACCCCCACCACTGGCGCCCTCTCTAttgacacttttaaaataagcaaattgTAAGATCCAGCGTCCAGGCTGCCGTATATGGTCATAATCACTTGaatacattaaaat contains:
- the LOC661811 gene encoding elongator complex protein 6, encoding MAAVNPLLASLDIKPTDRVISIKENGNIDSNFVITHLIKQILLENGKLCFVILHNTLGHYHNVGKRLGYDFLKQVDEGGIRTIEPLKDIVEEIGNGTHYLIDDKEQIVKALFTSIKNSIEELAATAPNRVYLIIDDISHLLDLGIDLKYIISFINYCLSLVNDDRVSVVINTHVCSKSDEIICNNLNYVSDVVIEVLPLKTGLSREVTGVMSIEKSGNAQVTQFHFKAYDKGIKTFHLGESVYNLYK
- the LOC661776 gene encoding mitochondrial dicarboxylate carrier encodes the protein MMAKEQKLSRWYFGGIASAMACCCTHPLDLLKVQLQTQQEGKTSVIRLTVNIVKKQGVTALYNGLSASLLRQLTYSTTRFGIYESVKQLMDKDSSFSARVALAAFAGSAGGLVGTPADKINVRMQNDIKLPLDKRLNYKHALDGLLRVYKEEGIPRLFSGATAATFRAALMTIGQLSFYDQIKKTLLTTDYFEDNLTTHFVSSLTAGAIATTLTQPLDVLKTRTMNAKPGEFKGMWDIVLYTAKLGPLGFFKGYVPAFVRLAPQTILTFVFLEQLRFNFGYFPEKIQ
- the LOC661738 gene encoding mitochondrial dicarboxylate carrier, whose amino-acid sequence is MSTSDRVPRWYFGGLASAMATFFTHPLDLIKVHLQTHAGKKISIIHLTTDIVKKNGFLSLYNGLSASLCRQLTYSVIRFGIYDTAKLYMEKDSSLTSRIFVAFFAGSFGGFVGTPPDKVNVRMQNDVKLPPEKRFNYKHAFDGLWHVYQSEGFAKLFTGGGTASFRAGVMGVGQLTSYDQIKRVLLRTSYFEDDLVTHFTSSMGAAVIATTITQPLDVIKTRVMNAKPGEFRNILDVVLFTAKEGPLGFFKGYVPAFLRIGPHTIITFIFYERLRMYFGYIPEPKVK
- the Dgkepsilon gene encoding diacylglycerol kinase epsilon; translation: MWLVGDLTPPLSVPTVLSTFIVCVISFYLFKWLSGDGNVPIRDSSKNHNWTPIKITAKAWYCSICESFLINGIGVYCDCCGVCADPECVKKANAKLQCKVVTSNNENQAHQWVKGNLPLGAVCCLCNEDCSLEPGLIDYQCCWCQKTVHTDCLPKLPQECDFGPFKNMIVPPWCVQVARRKGALNKHLLLRGVKDPGWKNWTPLVVIANKKSGNSDGALLLSEFRKYLNPVQVIDLSARKPPAALQWAVLLAPREIRVLVGGGDGTVAWVLTTSHKLDLDPEPPLAIVPLGTGNDLSRVLGWGRANPSELDVGEVLQNVQNSRVAQLDRWRVEITSSRHLGLRIPNKTLYMYNYIGIGVDAQVALNFHKTRDSLFYVFGSRIFNKILYLCFGTQQVVTSDCKNLEQKIDLYLDGKQVDLPELESIVILNIPSWGAGVNLWGLLGNNTKPAQSYHDGILEVLGIYSSFHIAQLQVGLSTPLKLGQAKTVEVRLKSKSPVQIDGEPWEQHPCVMKVTLVNKCPVLINPSRS
- the Mlh1 gene encoding DNA mismatch repair protein Mlh1, which translates into the protein MEEPKEIKKLDEAVINRIAAGEIIQRPANALKEMIENSLDAHSTNIQITVKNGGLKLLQIQDNGTGIRKDDFAIVCERFTTSKLREFDDLQNIATYGFRGEALASISHIAHLTIVSKTCNELCAYKAHFVDGKLQGAPLPTAGNQGTIVTVEDLFFNMSVRKKALRSPAEEYQKISEVVGKYAIHNSKVGFGLRKSNENNDIRTPPDSTCVENIRIVYSNTIARELVDFELENDILKFKARGYMTNVNYSSKKFTFLLFINNRLVDCNNLKKCIDQVYATYLPKNSHPFVYLSLELDPVSVDVNVHPTKHEVHFLNEDQIVEAVCGALETRLLKSNNSRVYYTQAKLPGAQADNLPLKDTDKSKIYPKEFVRTDASEQKIEKFFGAPMSEKEGLSAPFISKVNRVDTELTSVLELRKAVEKNCHRVLRDLFAQHVFVGAINPSQALIQYSTKLFLCNTRKIMTELLYQFVLYNFQNFGFINFTKPLSVYELALQGLEVPEVGWTPEDGDKADLAQKITEILTKNGEMLNEYFSLNVDKTGRLVSLPLILDNYTPDIAGLPVYVVRLATEVTWESEKECFETVARETALYYSKMSENSKWESNDWKWVTEHVVYSAIKEYFMPPKSFTENVSVLEIANLPNLYRVFERC